A genomic stretch from Burkholderia pyrrocinia includes:
- the rfaD gene encoding ADP-glyceromanno-heptose 6-epimerase produces the protein MTLIVTGAAGFIGANIVKALNERGETRIIAVDNLTRADKFRNLVDCEIDDYLDKTEFVERFARGDFGKVRAVFHEGACSDTMETDGRYMMDNNFRYSRAVLDACLAQGAQFLYASSAAIYGGSTRFVEERDVEAPLNVYGYSKFLFDQVIRRVLPTAKSQIAGFRYFNVYGARETHKGRMASVAFHNFNQFRAEGKVKLFGEYNGYAPGEQTRDFVSVEDVAKVNLFFFDHPEKSGIFNLGTGRAQPFNDIASTVVNTLRALDNLPPLTLAQQVEQGLIEYVPFPDALRGKYQCFTQADQTKLRAAGYDAPFLTVQEGVDRYVRWLSGQV, from the coding sequence ATGACCCTCATCGTCACCGGCGCAGCCGGTTTTATCGGCGCGAACATCGTCAAGGCGCTCAACGAGCGCGGCGAGACGCGCATCATCGCGGTCGACAACCTGACGCGCGCGGACAAGTTCCGCAATCTCGTCGATTGCGAGATCGACGACTATCTCGACAAGACGGAATTCGTCGAACGCTTCGCGCGCGGCGACTTCGGCAAGGTGCGCGCGGTGTTCCACGAAGGCGCCTGTTCGGACACGATGGAAACCGACGGCCGCTACATGATGGACAACAACTTCCGCTACAGCCGCGCGGTGCTCGACGCGTGCCTCGCGCAAGGCGCGCAGTTCCTGTACGCGTCGTCGGCCGCGATCTACGGCGGCTCGACGCGTTTCGTCGAGGAGCGCGACGTCGAGGCGCCGCTGAACGTGTACGGCTATTCGAAGTTCCTGTTCGACCAGGTGATCCGTCGCGTGCTGCCGACCGCGAAGAGCCAGATCGCCGGCTTCCGCTATTTCAACGTGTACGGCGCGCGCGAAACGCACAAGGGCCGCATGGCGTCGGTTGCGTTCCACAACTTCAACCAGTTCCGCGCGGAAGGCAAGGTGAAGCTGTTCGGCGAGTACAACGGCTATGCACCGGGCGAGCAGACGCGCGATTTCGTGTCGGTCGAGGACGTCGCGAAGGTGAACCTGTTCTTCTTCGATCATCCGGAGAAGTCGGGCATCTTCAACCTCGGCACGGGCCGTGCGCAGCCGTTCAACGATATCGCGTCGACGGTCGTGAACACGCTGCGTGCGCTCGACAACCTGCCGCCGCTGACACTCGCGCAGCAGGTCGAGCAGGGGCTGATCGAATACGTGCCGTTCCCCGATGCGTTGCGCGGCAAGTACCAGTGCTTCACGCAGGCCGACCAGACGAAACTGCGCGCCGCCGGCTACGATGCACCGTTCCTGACCGTGCAGGAAGGCGTCGACCGCTACGTTCGTTGGCTGTCCGGCCAGGTTTAA
- a CDS encoding ComEA family DNA-binding protein, with amino-acid sequence MIRKWFAAAVMLGAVASAWAAVDVNTANEDALVGIKGIGPARAKAILDERGARGPFRSAEDLASRVKGMGGHTVERLQQEGLTVGAAGAGATGSGTAAAPVAGKAAAAKPAAAPARTAQK; translated from the coding sequence ATGATCAGAAAATGGTTTGCCGCAGCGGTCATGCTCGGCGCAGTCGCGTCGGCCTGGGCGGCCGTCGACGTCAACACCGCGAACGAGGATGCGCTCGTCGGCATCAAGGGCATCGGCCCGGCGCGGGCGAAGGCGATTCTGGACGAACGCGGCGCGCGCGGTCCGTTCAGGAGTGCGGAAGATCTCGCGTCACGCGTGAAAGGCATGGGCGGCCATACCGTCGAGCGACTTCAGCAGGAAGGGCTGACGGTAGGCGCGGCCGGCGCGGGCGCGACCGGCTCGGGCACTGCAGCCGCGCCGGTCGCGGGCAAGGCGGCAGCAGCAAAGCCCGCCGCGGCACCTGCCCGCACCGCGCAGAAGTAA
- the cysM gene encoding cysteine synthase CysM, protein MAYKTIEDTIGNTPLVQLVRLPDDEIRARNNVVLAKLEGNNPAGSVKDRPALSMISKAEARGRIKPGDTLIEATSGNTGIALAMAAAIRGYKMVLIMPEDLSVERRQSMAAYGAEIILTPVKGGMELARDLADQMQREGKGVILDQFANPDNPVAHYEATGPEIWRDTDGRVTHFVSAMGTTGTIMGVSQYLKERNPAIEIVGAQPEEGSRIPGIRKWPEAYLPTIFDRSRVDRVENVSQAASETMARRLAAVEGIFAGISSGGACEVAMRIARQVENATIVFIVCDRGDRYLSTGVFPA, encoded by the coding sequence ATGGCTTACAAAACTATCGAAGACACGATCGGCAATACGCCGCTCGTGCAACTGGTCCGCTTGCCGGACGACGAGATTCGCGCGCGCAACAACGTGGTGCTCGCGAAGCTCGAAGGCAACAATCCGGCCGGTTCCGTGAAGGATCGCCCGGCGCTGTCGATGATCAGCAAGGCCGAGGCGCGCGGGCGCATCAAGCCGGGCGATACGCTGATCGAGGCGACGAGCGGCAACACGGGCATCGCGCTCGCGATGGCAGCGGCGATCCGCGGCTACAAGATGGTGCTGATCATGCCGGAGGACCTGTCGGTCGAGCGCCGCCAGAGCATGGCGGCCTATGGCGCCGAGATCATCCTCACGCCGGTGAAGGGCGGGATGGAGCTGGCGCGTGACCTGGCGGACCAGATGCAGCGCGAAGGCAAGGGCGTGATCCTCGATCAGTTCGCCAACCCCGACAACCCGGTCGCGCACTACGAAGCGACCGGCCCGGAGATCTGGCGCGACACCGACGGGCGCGTGACGCACTTCGTGTCGGCGATGGGCACGACCGGCACGATCATGGGCGTGTCGCAGTATCTGAAGGAACGGAATCCCGCGATCGAGATCGTCGGTGCGCAGCCGGAAGAAGGTTCGCGCATTCCCGGCATCCGCAAATGGCCGGAAGCCTATTTGCCGACGATCTTCGATCGCAGCCGCGTCGACCGCGTCGAGAACGTGAGCCAGGCCGCCTCCGAAACGATGGCGCGCCGGCTGGCGGCTGTCGAAGGCATCTTCGCGGGCATTTCGTCGGGCGGCGCGTGCGAAGTCGCGATGCGCATCGCGCGTCAGGTCGAGAACGCGACGATCGTGTTCATCGTTTGCGATCGCGGCGACCGCTATTTGTCCACGGGCGTGTTCCCGGCCTGA
- the mltB gene encoding lytic murein transglycosylase B yields MNSSKPAALLSALRRVRAPLVVAAVAAALGAAPAGAQTQPAKPAGTRVAQAQPQQPAPQGQTFEEEIVPQRYASNAKVDAFIDEMVSRNGFDSASLHALFSRISYSATAVKLVKPAASPTVKNWRVYRSRFIEPIRINAGVKFWKANQATLQRASREFGVPPEVIVGIIGVETIYGRYMGSFRVLDALTTLTFDYPDTPNRDSRQATFRKNLEDFLVWTRDNQLDPTTVLGSYTGAIGIPQFLPSSIREYAVDFDGTGHVDLRSSPVDAIGSVANYLKQHGWETDRPVVWQITPDTGSLGIAQAAADGQPEPHWALSQLMRAGMTLNEPAVNITTEAATPVTVVDLPSPGRATEYMLGLKNFYVLTRYNRSFFYALTVYQLGEAVKAQMEASGALTPGNADEQAQ; encoded by the coding sequence ATGAATTCCAGCAAGCCTGCCGCCCTTCTCTCCGCGCTGCGCCGTGTTCGCGCTCCGCTCGTCGTTGCCGCCGTCGCCGCAGCCCTCGGCGCCGCGCCTGCCGGCGCGCAGACGCAGCCTGCGAAGCCTGCCGGTACGCGCGTCGCACAGGCCCAGCCCCAGCAGCCGGCGCCGCAAGGCCAGACCTTCGAAGAGGAAATCGTTCCGCAGCGTTACGCGAGCAACGCGAAGGTCGACGCGTTCATCGACGAGATGGTGAGCCGCAACGGCTTCGACTCCGCGAGCCTGCATGCGCTGTTCTCGCGCATCAGCTATTCGGCGACGGCAGTCAAGCTCGTGAAGCCCGCCGCGTCGCCGACGGTCAAGAACTGGCGCGTCTATCGCTCGCGCTTCATCGAGCCGATCCGCATCAACGCGGGCGTGAAGTTCTGGAAGGCCAACCAGGCAACGCTGCAGCGCGCATCCCGGGAGTTCGGCGTGCCGCCCGAGGTGATCGTCGGCATCATCGGCGTCGAGACGATCTATGGCCGCTACATGGGCAGTTTCCGCGTGCTCGACGCGCTGACGACGCTCACGTTCGACTATCCGGACACGCCGAATCGCGACAGCCGCCAGGCAACGTTCCGCAAGAACCTCGAGGATTTCCTGGTCTGGACCCGTGACAACCAGCTCGACCCGACCACCGTGCTCGGCTCGTATACGGGTGCGATCGGGATTCCGCAGTTTCTGCCGAGCAGCATCCGCGAATATGCAGTCGACTTCGACGGCACGGGCCATGTCGATCTGCGCAGCAGTCCTGTCGACGCGATCGGCAGCGTCGCTAACTACCTGAAGCAGCACGGCTGGGAAACCGACCGCCCGGTGGTCTGGCAGATCACGCCCGATACGGGCAGCCTGGGGATCGCACAGGCCGCCGCCGACGGCCAGCCCGAACCGCACTGGGCGCTGTCGCAACTGATGCGCGCGGGCATGACGCTGAACGAACCGGCGGTCAACATCACCACCGAAGCCGCCACGCCGGTGACCGTGGTCGATCTGCCGTCGCCGGGGCGCGCGACCGAATACATGCTCGGGCTGAAGAATTTCTACGTGCTGACGCGCTACAACCGCAGCTTCTTCTACGCACTCACCGTGTATCAGCTCGGCGAGGCCGTGAAGGCGCAGATGGAAGCGAGCGGCGCGCTGACGCCGGGCAACGCGGACGAGCAAGCGCAGTAG
- a CDS encoding histone deacetylase family protein, producing the protein MATAFYTHPDCMLHEMGEWHPECPARLSAIQDQLIASRIDDLIVHETAPFASEVALGRVHTQAHIDYIRSMTPVDGYVEIDPDTLMNRDTWRAALRAAGAAIAATDAVIEGRYANAFCGVRPPGHHAEPARAMGFCFFNNVAIAARHALDVHGLERVAIIDFDVHHGNGTEAAFANDERVLMCSFFQHPLYPFSGVDHQAPNMVNLPMPARSNGMAIREAVDMFWLPRLDAFKPQMLFVSAGFDAHREDDIGNLGLVETDFEWLTAQIVDVARRHAQGRIVSCLEGGYNLSALGRSVVAHLRVLAGI; encoded by the coding sequence ATGGCAACCGCTTTCTATACGCACCCCGACTGCATGTTGCACGAGATGGGGGAATGGCATCCGGAATGCCCGGCCCGATTGTCGGCGATCCAGGATCAACTGATCGCGAGCCGCATCGACGACCTGATCGTGCACGAAACCGCGCCGTTCGCGAGCGAGGTGGCGTTGGGCCGTGTGCATACGCAGGCGCACATCGACTACATCCGGAGCATGACGCCGGTCGACGGCTACGTCGAGATCGATCCCGATACGCTGATGAACCGCGACACGTGGCGCGCGGCGCTGCGTGCAGCCGGTGCCGCGATCGCGGCGACCGACGCGGTGATCGAAGGCCGCTACGCGAATGCGTTCTGCGGCGTCCGGCCGCCCGGCCACCACGCGGAGCCGGCGCGCGCGATGGGTTTCTGCTTCTTCAACAACGTCGCGATCGCCGCGCGGCATGCGCTCGACGTGCACGGTCTCGAACGTGTCGCGATCATCGATTTCGACGTGCACCACGGCAACGGCACCGAGGCTGCATTCGCCAACGACGAGCGCGTGCTGATGTGCAGTTTCTTCCAGCATCCGCTGTACCCGTTCTCGGGCGTCGATCACCAGGCGCCGAACATGGTCAACCTGCCGATGCCCGCGCGCAGCAACGGGATGGCGATCCGCGAAGCCGTCGACATGTTCTGGCTGCCGCGTCTCGACGCGTTCAAGCCGCAGATGCTGTTCGTGTCGGCGGGCTTCGATGCGCATCGCGAGGACGACATCGGCAACCTCGGCCTCGTCGAGACCGACTTCGAATGGCTGACCGCGCAGATCGTCGACGTCGCGCGTCGTCATGCGCAGGGCCGCATCGTGAGCTGTCTCGAAGGCGGCTACAACCTGTCCGCACTCGGGCGCAGCGTCGTCGCGCACCTGCGCGTGCTGGCCGGTATCTGA
- a CDS encoding alpha/beta hydrolase: protein MTATTTPAAAPATAGSAPSSPPAPKMGRLRAADGLELASYRWPAGSGTAPPRATIALVHGLAEHAGRYAALAGRLNAAGIDVLAIDLRGHGQSPGKRAWVERFDDYLNDADALVAEAARGNTPLFLMGHSMGGAVAALYAIERAPASGHALTGLVLSSPALAPGRDVPRWMLAVSRVISRAWPTFPAIRIDAALLSRDPAIVAANRADPLVHHGAVPARTGAEILDAMARIERGRGALRVPVLVYHGTDDKLTEPDGSRAFGARVGSPDRTLTLYEGGFHETMNDLERDRVIDALIAWIHARVPAR, encoded by the coding sequence ATGACCGCCACCACCACGCCGGCCGCCGCGCCCGCCACTGCCGGATCGGCGCCTTCGTCGCCGCCCGCGCCGAAAATGGGCCGGCTACGCGCTGCGGACGGGCTCGAACTGGCATCGTACCGCTGGCCGGCCGGCAGCGGCACCGCGCCGCCGCGCGCGACGATCGCGCTCGTGCATGGCCTCGCCGAACACGCGGGCCGTTATGCCGCGCTCGCCGGCCGGCTGAACGCGGCCGGCATCGACGTGCTCGCGATCGATCTGCGCGGGCACGGCCAGTCGCCCGGCAAGCGAGCCTGGGTCGAGCGTTTCGACGATTACCTGAACGATGCGGATGCGCTGGTCGCCGAAGCCGCGCGCGGCAATACGCCGCTGTTCCTGATGGGACACAGCATGGGCGGCGCGGTCGCCGCGCTGTACGCGATAGAACGCGCGCCGGCCAGCGGCCATGCGCTCACGGGCCTCGTGCTGTCGAGCCCGGCGCTCGCACCGGGGCGCGACGTGCCGCGCTGGATGCTCGCGGTAAGCCGCGTCATCAGCCGCGCGTGGCCGACCTTTCCCGCGATCCGGATCGACGCGGCGCTGCTGTCGCGCGATCCGGCCATCGTCGCGGCCAATCGCGCCGACCCGCTCGTGCATCACGGCGCGGTGCCCGCGCGCACCGGCGCGGAGATTCTCGACGCGATGGCGCGCATCGAACGCGGCCGCGGCGCGCTGCGCGTCCCGGTGCTCGTCTATCACGGCACCGACGACAAGCTGACCGAACCCGACGGCAGCCGTGCGTTCGGCGCGCGCGTCGGCTCGCCCGATCGCACGCTGACGCTATACGAAGGTGGTTTCCACGAAACGATGAACGATCTCGAACGCGACCGCGTGATCGATGCGCTGATCGCGTGGATTCACGCGCGCGTGCCGGCGCGCTGA
- a CDS encoding methionine ABC transporter ATP-binding protein, protein MIELRNLSQRFPGPSGWVEALHNVNLTIPQGEVFGIIGRSGAGKSTLVRTINLLTRPTEGNVVVGGRDLTLLPAGALREARREIGMIFQHFNLLSSRTVFDNVALPLELAGASRADIEAAVLPLLDLVGLSAQKDRYPAQISGGQKQRVGIARALASQPKVLLSDEATSALDPETTRSILDLLKRINRELGLTIVLITHQMEVIKQVCDRVAVLDAGRVVEEGRVIDVFLQPHHEVTRALIGDVIAQELPPALKVRVAERLKTGSGHLLRLAFTGSGVDQPILSETIRRYELDFNILHGQIDEIQGQAFGSLAVLAGGEPGKVGQALAFLREQGVVVEELSYVE, encoded by the coding sequence ATGATCGAATTACGCAATCTTTCGCAGCGTTTCCCCGGGCCGAGCGGCTGGGTCGAGGCGCTGCACAACGTCAACCTGACGATTCCGCAGGGCGAGGTGTTCGGCATCATCGGCCGAAGCGGCGCCGGCAAGAGCACGCTCGTGCGCACCATCAACCTGCTCACGCGGCCGACCGAAGGCAATGTCGTCGTCGGCGGGCGCGATCTCACGCTGCTGCCGGCCGGCGCGCTGCGCGAGGCGCGCCGCGAGATCGGCATGATCTTCCAGCACTTCAACCTGCTGTCGTCGCGCACGGTGTTCGACAACGTCGCACTGCCGCTGGAGCTGGCCGGCGCAAGCCGTGCCGACATCGAGGCCGCCGTGCTGCCGCTGCTCGACCTCGTCGGGCTGTCCGCGCAGAAGGATCGTTACCCGGCGCAGATCAGCGGCGGACAGAAGCAGCGCGTCGGCATCGCACGCGCGCTCGCGAGCCAGCCGAAGGTGCTGTTGTCGGACGAAGCGACGTCCGCGCTCGATCCCGAGACCACACGTTCGATCCTCGACCTGCTGAAGCGCATCAACCGCGAACTCGGCCTGACGATCGTGCTGATCACGCACCAGATGGAAGTGATCAAGCAGGTGTGCGATCGCGTCGCGGTGCTCGATGCGGGGCGGGTGGTCGAGGAGGGCCGCGTGATCGACGTGTTCCTGCAGCCGCATCACGAAGTGACGCGCGCGCTGATCGGCGACGTGATCGCGCAGGAACTGCCGCCCGCGCTGAAGGTGCGCGTGGCCGAGCGGCTGAAGACAGGTAGCGGGCATCTGCTGCGGCTCGCGTTCACGGGCTCGGGTGTCGACCAGCCGATCCTGTCGGAGACGATCCGCCGATACGAACTCGATTTCAACATCCTGCACGGCCAGATCGACGAGATTCAGGGGCAGGCATTCGGTTCGCTCGCGGTGCTCGCGGGCGGCGAGCCGGGCAAGGTCGGGCAGGCGCTCGCGTTCCTGCGCGAGCAAGGTGTGGTGGTAGAGGAGCTTTCGTATGTTGAGTGA
- a CDS encoding methionine ABC transporter permease — protein MLSEMFDMFVQSFWETLIMVGISGAVGALVGLPLGVLLYLTDRQGVLQNLAVNRVLGGIVNAVRSTPFIILLVAVIPFTRLVTGSSIGTAAAVVPLTLAAAPFIARLVETALREVDRGLIEAAQSMGATTSQIVFKVLLPESLPGVVAGLTITFVSLVGYSAMAGAIGGGGLGDLGIRYGYQRYLPEVMWTVVAILIVFVQIVQSFGDWLVRRLSHK, from the coding sequence ATGTTGAGTGAGATGTTCGATATGTTCGTGCAGTCGTTCTGGGAGACGCTGATCATGGTCGGCATCTCCGGGGCGGTCGGCGCGCTCGTCGGTCTGCCGCTCGGCGTGCTGCTCTACTTGACCGATCGCCAGGGCGTGCTGCAGAACCTCGCGGTGAATCGCGTGCTCGGCGGCATCGTGAACGCCGTCCGCTCGACGCCGTTCATCATCCTGCTGGTCGCGGTGATTCCGTTTACGCGGCTCGTCACGGGGTCGTCGATCGGCACGGCCGCGGCGGTCGTGCCGCTGACGCTGGCGGCCGCGCCGTTCATCGCGCGTCTCGTCGAGACGGCGCTGCGCGAAGTCGACCGCGGGCTGATCGAAGCCGCGCAATCGATGGGCGCGACCACGTCGCAGATCGTATTCAAGGTGTTGCTGCCCGAATCGCTGCCGGGCGTGGTGGCGGGCCTGACGATCACGTTCGTGTCGTTGGTCGGCTATTCGGCGATGGCCGGTGCGATCGGCGGCGGCGGGCTCGGCGATCTCGGGATTCGCTACGGCTACCAGCGCTATCTGCCGGAAGTGATGTGGACGGTCGTCGCGATCCTGATCGTGTTCGTGCAGATCGTGCAGTCGTTCGGCGACTGGCTCGTCCGCCGGCTGAGCCACAAATAA
- a CDS encoding MetQ/NlpA family ABC transporter substrate-binding protein: MQRRFMLKFAAALGAAALFAGAHAQAETIKVGVTGGPHAQIMEAVKKVAAKSGLEIRIVEFSDYVQPNAALASGDLDANSYQHDPYLQAQVKDRGYKLIKVAETVTFPMGIYSKRVKSLAELKPGARIAVPNDPTNGGRALLLLQKQGLLKLRADAGLKATPLDIVDNPRKLKIVELDAAQIPRSLGDVDAAAINTNYAMEAGLKPKQDAIAIEGPNGPYANILAIRDADRNKPWVAKLIAAYHSADVKQFIEGKFGGAVIAAW, translated from the coding sequence ATGCAACGACGCTTCATGCTGAAGTTCGCGGCGGCACTCGGCGCAGCCGCGCTGTTCGCGGGTGCGCACGCACAGGCCGAAACCATCAAGGTGGGCGTGACGGGCGGGCCGCACGCGCAGATCATGGAAGCGGTGAAGAAGGTCGCGGCGAAGAGCGGCCTCGAGATCCGCATCGTCGAATTCTCCGATTACGTGCAGCCGAACGCGGCGCTCGCGTCGGGCGACCTCGACGCGAACAGCTACCAGCACGATCCGTATCTGCAGGCGCAGGTGAAGGATCGCGGCTACAAGCTGATCAAGGTCGCGGAGACCGTCACGTTCCCGATGGGCATCTATTCGAAGCGCGTGAAGTCGCTGGCCGAACTGAAGCCCGGCGCGCGCATCGCGGTCCCGAACGACCCGACCAACGGCGGCCGTGCGCTGCTGCTGCTGCAAAAGCAGGGCCTCCTGAAATTGCGCGCGGATGCGGGGCTGAAGGCGACGCCGCTCGATATCGTCGACAATCCGCGCAAGCTGAAGATCGTCGAACTCGATGCGGCGCAGATTCCGCGCTCGCTCGGCGACGTCGACGCGGCCGCGATCAATACCAACTACGCGATGGAAGCAGGGTTGAAACCGAAACAGGACGCGATCGCGATCGAGGGTCCGAACGGCCCGTACGCGAACATCCTCGCGATTCGCGACGCGGACCGGAACAAGCCGTGGGTCGCGAAACTGATCGCGGCCTATCATTCGGCCGACGTGAAGCAGTTCATCGAAGGCAAGTTCGGCGGCGCGGTCATCGCCGCCTGGTAA
- a CDS encoding electron transfer flavoprotein subunit beta/FixA family protein, with product MKILVPVKRVVDYNVKVRVKSDNTGVDIANVKMSMNPFDEIAVEEAVRLKEAGVATEVIAVSVGVTQAQETLRTALAIGADRAILVESTDSVEPLAVAKILKALVDKEQPQLVILGKQAIDDDSNQTGQMLAALAGLPQATFASKVTVADGKATVAREVDGGAETLSLTLPAVITTDLRLNEPRYVTLPNIMKAKKKPLETVKPEDLGVDVAPRLKTLKVVEPPKRAAGVKVPDVKTLVEKLKTEAKVL from the coding sequence ATGAAAATCCTGGTGCCAGTGAAAAGAGTGGTCGATTACAACGTGAAGGTCCGCGTGAAGTCGGACAACACGGGCGTCGACATCGCGAACGTGAAGATGTCGATGAACCCGTTCGACGAGATCGCCGTTGAAGAGGCCGTGCGCCTGAAGGAAGCGGGCGTCGCGACCGAAGTGATCGCGGTGTCGGTGGGCGTCACGCAGGCGCAGGAAACGCTGCGCACGGCGCTGGCGATCGGTGCGGATCGCGCGATCCTGGTCGAGTCGACCGACAGCGTCGAGCCGCTGGCCGTCGCGAAGATCCTGAAGGCGCTGGTCGACAAGGAACAGCCGCAACTGGTGATCCTCGGCAAGCAGGCGATCGACGACGATTCGAACCAGACGGGCCAGATGCTGGCCGCGCTGGCCGGCCTGCCGCAAGCGACGTTCGCGTCGAAGGTGACGGTTGCCGACGGCAAGGCGACGGTTGCGCGTGAAGTCGACGGCGGCGCGGAAACGCTGTCGCTGACGCTGCCGGCGGTGATCACGACCGACCTGCGCCTGAACGAGCCGCGCTACGTGACGCTGCCGAACATCATGAAGGCGAAGAAGAAGCCGCTGGAAACCGTGAAGCCGGAAGACCTGGGCGTGGACGTCGCGCCGCGTCTGAAGACGCTGAAGGTGGTCGAGCCGCCGAAGCGTGCGGCCGGCGTGAAGGTGCCGGACGTGAAGACGCTGGTCGAGAAGCTGAAGACCGAAGCCAAGGTGCTGTAA
- a CDS encoding electron transfer flavoprotein subunit alpha/FixB family protein — protein MTILVIAEHDNASIKAATLNTVAAAAKIGGDIHVLVAGHNAQAAADAAAKIAGVSKVLLADAPQLEAGLAENVEATALNIAKDYSHILAPATAYGKNIAPRIAAKLDVAQISDITAVDSADTFERPIYAGNAIATVQSSDPIKVITVRATGFDPVAAEGGSASVEKIEAAADAGKSQFVSREVTKLDRPELTSASIIVSGGRGLGSGENYTKVLEPLADKLSAALGASRAAVDAGYVPNDYQVGQTGKIVAPQLYIAVGISGAIQHLAGMKDSKVIVAINKDPEAPIFSVADYGLVGDLFTLVPELVAELG, from the coding sequence ATGACGATTCTGGTGATTGCAGAACACGACAACGCGTCGATCAAGGCCGCGACGCTGAACACGGTGGCAGCGGCGGCGAAGATCGGCGGTGACATTCACGTGCTGGTCGCGGGCCACAACGCGCAAGCGGCTGCAGACGCAGCAGCGAAGATTGCAGGTGTGTCGAAGGTGCTGCTGGCCGACGCGCCGCAGCTCGAAGCGGGCCTCGCGGAAAACGTCGAAGCGACCGCGCTGAACATCGCGAAGGACTACTCGCACATCCTCGCGCCGGCGACGGCGTACGGCAAGAACATCGCGCCGCGTATCGCGGCGAAGCTGGACGTCGCGCAGATTTCGGACATCACGGCGGTCGATTCGGCCGATACGTTCGAGCGTCCGATCTACGCAGGCAACGCAATCGCGACGGTGCAGTCGAGCGACCCGATCAAGGTCATCACGGTGCGCGCGACGGGTTTCGATCCGGTTGCAGCGGAAGGCGGCAGCGCTTCGGTCGAGAAGATCGAAGCGGCAGCCGACGCAGGCAAGTCGCAGTTCGTGAGCCGTGAAGTGACGAAGCTGGACCGTCCGGAACTGACGTCGGCAAGCATCATCGTGTCGGGTGGCCGCGGTCTGGGCAGCGGCGAGAACTACACGAAGGTGCTCGAGCCGCTGGCGGACAAGCTGTCGGCCGCACTCGGCGCATCGCGCGCGGCAGTCGACGCGGGCTACGTACCGAACGACTACCAGGTCGGCCAGACCGGCAAGATCGTCGCACCGCAGCTGTACATCGCGGTCGGCATCTCGGGTGCGATCCAGCATCTGGCCGGCATGAAGGATTCGAAGGTGATCGTCGCGATCAACAAGGATCCGGAAGCGCCGATCTTCAGCGTGGCCGACTACGGCCTCGTCGGCGATCTGTTCACGCTCGTGCCGGAACTCGTGGCCGAGCTCGGCTGA